A section of the Streptomyces xinghaiensis S187 genome encodes:
- the dapE gene encoding succinyl-diaminopimelate desuccinylase has translation MDPHVLDLSLDAAALTAALVDIPSVSGREKPLADAVETALRALPHLTVDRYGNNVVARTRLGRPERVVLAGHLDTVPIADNVPSRLDDEGYLWGCGTCDMKSGLAVQLRIAATVPEPNRDLTFVFYDNEEVAAELNGLGHVAAAHPDWLEGDFAVLLEPSDGQVEGGCQGTLRVLLRTTGERAHSARSWMGSNAIHAASPILSRLASYEPRRVVIDGLEYREGLNAVGIEGGVATNVIPDDCTVTVNFRYAPDRTEQEAEQHVREVFADCGVAEFVIDDHTGGALPGLSHPAAAAFMAAVGGRAQPKFGWTDVSRFNALGVPAVNYGPGAPLLAHKRDERVLASLINHCEERLSAWLTA, from the coding sequence ATGGACCCACACGTGCTCGATCTGTCCCTGGACGCCGCCGCCCTCACCGCCGCCCTCGTGGACATCCCGTCCGTCAGCGGCCGGGAGAAGCCGCTGGCCGACGCGGTCGAGACGGCGCTGCGCGCCCTGCCGCACCTCACCGTGGACCGGTACGGCAACAACGTCGTCGCCCGGACGCGGCTGGGGCGCCCGGAGCGGGTGGTGCTCGCCGGCCACCTCGACACCGTGCCCATCGCGGACAACGTGCCCTCCCGGCTGGACGACGAGGGCTACCTCTGGGGCTGCGGGACCTGCGACATGAAGTCCGGGCTCGCCGTGCAGCTGCGCATCGCGGCGACGGTGCCGGAGCCCAACCGCGATCTGACCTTCGTCTTCTACGACAACGAAGAGGTCGCCGCCGAACTCAACGGCCTCGGCCATGTCGCCGCGGCCCATCCGGACTGGCTGGAGGGGGACTTCGCCGTCCTCCTGGAGCCGTCGGACGGGCAGGTCGAGGGCGGCTGCCAGGGCACGCTCCGGGTCCTGCTGCGCACCACGGGGGAGCGGGCGCACTCGGCGCGCTCCTGGATGGGCTCCAACGCGATCCACGCGGCCTCGCCGATCCTGAGCCGGCTGGCCTCGTACGAACCGCGCCGGGTGGTCATCGACGGGCTGGAATACCGCGAAGGGCTGAACGCCGTGGGTATCGAGGGCGGGGTGGCCACCAACGTCATCCCGGACGACTGCACGGTCACCGTCAACTTCCGCTACGCGCCGGACCGCACCGAACAGGAGGCGGAGCAGCACGTCCGGGAGGTCTTCGCGGACTGCGGGGTGGCCGAGTTCGTCATCGACGACCACACCGGCGGCGCCCTGCCCGGCCTCTCCCACCCCGCCGCGGCGGCCTTCATGGCGGCGGTGGGCGGCCGGGCGCAGCCCAAGTTCGGCTGGACCGACGTCTCCCGCTTCAACGCGCTGGGCGTCCCGGCCGTCAACTACGGTCCGGGCGCACCGCTGCTGGCGCACAAGCGGGACGAACGCGTGCTCGCCTCGCTGATCAACCACTGCGAGGAGCGGTTGTCCGCCTGGCTGACGGCCTGA
- the dapC gene encoding succinyldiaminopimelate transaminase gives MPGVSDRLPVFPWDRLEPYRASAAAHPGGLVDLSVGTPVDPVPEVIREALTAAADSPGYPTVWGTPELRDALAGWAGRRLGARGVEHTNVLPVVGSKELVAWLPTQLGLGPGDRVAFPRLAYPTYEAGARLARAEPVVYDEPADVAPEGLRILWLNSPSNPTGRVLSQQELRTAVAWAREHGVLVVSDECYLELGWEADPVSVLHPDVCGGSFDGVVAVHSLSKRSNLAGYRAAFIAGDAAVLGELLKIRKHGGMMVPAPVQAATVAALADDEHVAEQRARYRARRTALRGALETAGFRIEHSEASLYLWSTRDEPCWDTVADLAKRGILVAPGDFYGPAGERFVRVALTASDERVAAAVERLRG, from the coding sequence GTGCCCGGAGTCTCCGACCGGCTTCCCGTCTTTCCCTGGGACCGCCTCGAACCGTACCGAGCGTCCGCCGCCGCGCACCCCGGCGGTCTGGTGGACCTGTCGGTCGGCACCCCGGTGGACCCCGTCCCCGAGGTGATCCGCGAGGCGCTCACCGCCGCGGCGGACAGCCCCGGCTATCCGACCGTGTGGGGGACCCCGGAGCTCCGCGACGCCCTGGCGGGCTGGGCCGGACGGCGGCTCGGGGCGCGGGGCGTGGAACACACCAACGTCCTGCCCGTCGTCGGCTCCAAGGAACTGGTGGCCTGGCTGCCCACCCAGCTGGGCCTGGGCCCCGGCGACCGGGTCGCCTTCCCCCGGCTGGCCTACCCGACGTACGAGGCCGGGGCGCGGCTCGCGCGCGCCGAACCCGTCGTCTACGACGAGCCGGCGGATGTGGCGCCGGAGGGCCTGCGGATCCTCTGGCTCAACTCCCCCTCGAACCCCACCGGCCGGGTCCTCTCCCAGCAGGAGCTGCGCACCGCCGTGGCCTGGGCGCGGGAGCACGGTGTGCTGGTCGTCAGCGACGAGTGCTATCTGGAGCTGGGCTGGGAGGCCGACCCGGTCTCCGTGCTCCACCCGGACGTGTGCGGCGGCAGCTTCGACGGCGTCGTCGCGGTGCACTCGCTCTCCAAGCGCTCCAACCTCGCCGGGTACCGGGCGGCGTTCATCGCCGGGGACGCGGCCGTGCTGGGCGAGCTGCTCAAGATCCGCAAGCACGGCGGGATGATGGTGCCCGCACCGGTCCAGGCGGCGACGGTCGCGGCCCTCGCGGACGACGAGCACGTGGCGGAGCAGCGTGCCCGGTACCGGGCACGGCGCACGGCCCTGCGCGGCGCGCTGGAGACGGCCGGTTTCCGGATCGAGCACAGCGAGGCGAGCCTCTACCTCTGGTCGACCCGGGACGAGCCCTGCTGGGACACCGTGGCCGACCTCGCCAAGCGGGGCATCCTGGTGGCCCCGGGCGACTTCTACGGCCCGGCCGGCGAACGCTTCGTCCGGGTCGCGCTGACGGCGAGCGACGAGCGCGTCGCGGCCGCGGTGGAGCGTCTGCGCGGCTGA
- the fdxA gene encoding ferredoxin, with product MTYVIAQPCVDVKDKACIEECPVDCIYEGSRSLYIHPDECVDCGACEPVCPVEAIFYEDDTPEEWKDYYKANVEFFDELGSPGGASKLGLIERDHPLIAALPPQNQ from the coding sequence GTGACCTACGTCATCGCGCAGCCTTGTGTCGACGTCAAGGACAAGGCGTGCATCGAGGAGTGCCCCGTCGACTGCATTTACGAGGGCTCCCGGTCCTTGTACATCCACCCCGACGAGTGCGTCGACTGCGGCGCCTGCGAGCCGGTCTGCCCGGTCGAGGCCATCTTCTACGAGGACGACACCCCGGAGGAGTGGAAGGACTACTACAAGGCGAACGTCGAGTTCTTCGACGAGCTCGGTTCGCCCGGCGGTGCCTCCAAGCTCGGCCTGATCGAGCGCGACCACCCGCTCATCGCCGCGCTCCCGCCGCAGAACCAGTAG
- a CDS encoding GNAT family N-acetyltransferase: MDFTTGGRLTVRITAADVGKRVSVRRWSEPGAPGGRFTDAVGVLTSWDGGVLCLTRRNGEIVRIPESALAAGKVVPAAPARRRGPAASAAELSRVAARAWPPAESEPLGGWTLRASGGFTRRANSVLPLGGPGLPADEALRRVVRWYAARGLPAYVQVTTGAGDTQEELAATLDARGWIREVSAEVRTAALAPVAEAGPVRGVPAAAGAGSAAPPVRLARTPGTAWLRRYQRFAGDTPEVRRVLCGGPSVWFAAVPADGAAGGAADGEDPGGAPAAIGRCVVDGRWAGFSAVEVAPEQRRRGLASAVMAALAARALEEGASAAYLQVETDNGPARAFYDRLGFTVHHTYHHWRAPDDGGH; encoded by the coding sequence GTGGATTTCACCACCGGCGGACGCCTCACGGTCCGGATCACCGCCGCTGACGTGGGCAAAAGGGTATCGGTGCGGCGGTGGAGCGAGCCCGGAGCGCCGGGCGGGCGGTTCACCGACGCGGTCGGCGTGCTCACATCCTGGGACGGCGGTGTGCTGTGTCTCACGCGCCGGAACGGCGAGATCGTCCGCATCCCGGAATCCGCGCTGGCCGCCGGCAAGGTGGTGCCCGCGGCACCCGCCCGGCGCCGGGGCCCGGCCGCCTCCGCGGCCGAGCTGAGCCGGGTCGCGGCCCGCGCCTGGCCGCCCGCCGAGAGCGAGCCGCTGGGCGGCTGGACCCTGCGGGCCTCGGGCGGCTTCACCCGGCGCGCCAACTCCGTGCTGCCGCTGGGCGGTCCGGGGCTCCCGGCGGACGAGGCGCTGCGCCGGGTGGTCCGCTGGTACGCCGCGCGGGGCCTGCCCGCGTACGTCCAGGTGACCACCGGCGCCGGGGACACCCAGGAGGAGCTGGCCGCCACCCTCGACGCCCGCGGCTGGATCCGGGAGGTCTCCGCCGAGGTGCGGACGGCGGCGCTGGCCCCGGTCGCGGAGGCGGGGCCCGTGCGGGGCGTCCCGGCGGCCGCGGGGGCCGGGAGCGCCGCGCCCCCCGTCCGGCTGGCCCGTACCCCCGGCACCGCCTGGCTGCGGCGCTACCAGCGGTTCGCCGGTGACACCCCGGAGGTGCGGCGGGTGCTGTGCGGCGGGCCGTCCGTGTGGTTCGCCGCGGTACCGGCGGACGGGGCCGCAGGCGGGGCCGCGGACGGAGAGGACCCCGGCGGTGCCCCCGCGGCCATCGGACGGTGCGTGGTGGACGGCCGCTGGGCGGGCTTCTCGGCGGTGGAGGTGGCGCCGGAGCAGCGGCGGCGGGGCCTGGCGTCCGCCGTGATGGCCGCCCTCGCCGCGCGGGCCCTGGAGGAGGGCGCCTCGGCCGCGTATCTCCAGGTCGAGACGGACAACGGGCCCGCTCGCGCGTTCTACGACCGGCTCGGCTTCACCGTCCACCACACGTACCACCACTGGCGCGCGCCGGACGACGGCGGCCACTGA
- a CDS encoding transglutaminase-like domain-containing protein gives MPDRPDAHDPRGADDDAGDRTAVRRRFAAEARAERPDLALLCLLVAAEADPSLGEKGIDAAQIELDRLAGELPYAPGGGAAGWARAVGALLGERYGFRGTRDDFAALESSLLPEVLRRRRGLPILLSVVWIEVARRAGAPVYGVALPGHFVVGFGDPAGTDDGRVLADPSEGGRPLSESDTELLLAAVTGEPLTSAVLTPAAPLDIVRRVLGNIRAWAAARPERGDVRLWAVELSLLLPHHPARLRREHGQLLVGRGDFLTGAAELETYAEVAEAVDPEEARAVRREARAARAMLN, from the coding sequence ATGCCGGACAGGCCGGACGCACACGACCCCCGCGGCGCGGACGACGACGCGGGTGACCGGACGGCGGTCCGGCGCCGGTTCGCCGCCGAGGCCCGCGCGGAGCGGCCCGATCTGGCCCTGCTCTGCCTGCTGGTCGCGGCCGAGGCCGATCCGTCGCTGGGCGAGAAGGGCATCGACGCGGCCCAGATCGAGCTGGACCGGCTCGCCGGGGAGCTGCCGTACGCGCCCGGCGGCGGCGCCGCGGGCTGGGCGCGGGCGGTTGGCGCGCTCCTCGGCGAACGGTACGGATTCCGCGGCACCCGGGACGATTTCGCCGCCCTGGAGTCCTCCCTCCTGCCGGAGGTGCTGAGGCGGCGGCGCGGACTGCCGATCCTGCTGTCCGTCGTCTGGATCGAGGTGGCCCGGCGGGCCGGCGCGCCGGTGTACGGAGTGGCCCTGCCCGGCCATTTCGTCGTCGGCTTCGGCGACCCGGCCGGGACGGACGACGGCCGGGTGCTGGCCGACCCCTCGGAGGGCGGCCGGCCGCTGAGCGAGAGCGACACCGAACTGCTGCTGGCGGCCGTGACCGGTGAGCCGCTCACCTCCGCGGTGCTCACCCCGGCCGCGCCGCTGGACATCGTCCGGCGCGTCCTCGGCAACATCCGCGCCTGGGCCGCCGCCCGGCCCGAGCGCGGCGACGTCCGGCTGTGGGCGGTCGAGCTCTCCCTGCTGCTGCCCCACCACCCGGCGCGGCTGCGCCGTGAGCACGGGCAGCTGCTGGTCGGGCGCGGCGACTTCCTGACCGGCGCGGCCGAGCTGGAGACCTACGCGGAGGTGGCCGAGGCGGTGGACCCGGAGGAGGCGCGGGCGGTGCGGCGGGAGGCCCGGGCGGCCCGCGCGATGCTCAACTGA
- a CDS encoding DUF6113 family protein: MSAGRLAAYAALGVLGVLTGAAGALVQGAWFPAGLLLALLAVGALCYGGLRATGTRIGPGAAAGGWLLAVMALTTSRPEGDFLFGSGVGSYLYLLGGMLTAVICTTVPSLPPPAPGAKALGG; this comes from the coding sequence GTGAGCGCCGGGCGCCTCGCCGCGTACGCCGCTCTCGGGGTGCTCGGGGTCCTGACCGGCGCGGCGGGCGCCCTCGTCCAAGGCGCCTGGTTCCCGGCCGGGTTGCTGCTGGCGCTGCTGGCCGTCGGAGCCCTCTGCTACGGCGGGCTGCGGGCCACCGGCACCCGGATCGGTCCGGGCGCGGCGGCCGGCGGCTGGCTGCTCGCCGTGATGGCGCTGACCACCTCCCGGCCGGAGGGCGACTTCCTGTTCGGGTCGGGTGTGGGCTCGTATCTCTACCTGCTGGGCGGGATGTTGACCGCTGTGATCTGCACCACTGTGCCCTCGCTGCCCCCACCGGCCCCCGGAGCCAAGGCACTTGGCGGCTGA
- the mshB gene encoding N-acetyl-1-D-myo-inositol-2-amino-2-deoxy-alpha-D-glucopyranoside deacetylase has translation MTDLPSPGRGRALPARRLLLVHAHPDDETINNGATMAKYASEGVHVTLVTCTLGEEGEVIPPGLAALAADRDDALGPHRAGELAAAMAELGVTDHRFLGGRGRYRDSGMMGLPQNRRPRAFWRADTDEAAAHLVEVMREIRPQVLVTYDPDGGYGHPDHIQAHRVAMRAAALASERAYRRDLGEPHTVRKIYWNCLPRPVVEERLAALRAAPSLPFPGVAGVADLPGVVEEEQVTTAVDGGEWAGRKAAALRAHATQIAVAEGAEGAKGEECFALSNNLAQPLLATEYYRLVQGPAAGGLPAGNPPETDLFAGIPDAGGSR, from the coding sequence ATGACTGACCTGCCCTCTCCAGGCCGTGGCCGGGCGCTGCCCGCCCGCCGTCTGCTGCTGGTGCACGCGCACCCGGACGACGAGACGATCAACAACGGCGCGACCATGGCCAAGTACGCCTCCGAAGGGGTGCACGTCACGCTGGTGACCTGCACCCTGGGCGAGGAGGGCGAGGTCATCCCGCCCGGGCTCGCCGCCCTGGCCGCCGACCGGGACGACGCGCTCGGTCCGCACCGGGCGGGAGAGCTCGCGGCCGCGATGGCCGAACTGGGCGTCACCGACCACCGGTTCCTCGGCGGGCGGGGCCGCTACCGCGACTCCGGCATGATGGGCCTCCCGCAGAACCGGCGCCCGCGGGCCTTCTGGCGGGCCGACACCGACGAGGCCGCCGCGCACCTCGTCGAGGTGATGCGCGAGATCCGCCCGCAGGTCCTGGTCACCTACGACCCCGACGGCGGCTACGGGCATCCGGACCACATCCAGGCGCACCGCGTCGCCATGCGGGCCGCCGCGCTCGCCTCCGAGCGGGCCTACCGCCGCGACCTCGGCGAGCCGCACACCGTCCGGAAGATCTACTGGAACTGCCTGCCGCGGCCGGTGGTGGAGGAGCGGCTGGCGGCGCTGCGGGCCGCCCCCTCCCTGCCCTTCCCCGGCGTCGCCGGAGTGGCGGACCTTCCCGGGGTGGTGGAGGAGGAGCAGGTCACGACGGCCGTGGACGGCGGCGAGTGGGCCGGGCGGAAGGCGGCGGCCCTCCGGGCGCACGCCACGCAGATCGCCGTCGCGGAGGGTGCGGAGGGTGCCAAGGGCGAGGAGTGCTTCGCCCTGTCGAACAACCTCGCGCAGCCGCTGCTGGCCACCGAGTACTACCGTCTGGTCCAGGGCCCGGCGGCGGGCGGACTGCCGGCGGGCAATCCGCCCGAGACCGATCTGTTCGCGGGCATTCCGGACGCCGGGGGGAGCCGGTGA
- a CDS encoding S9 family peptidase yields the protein MDGQLSFPRQHARTQRFSLGAPRSFTVSPDGTRLVFLRSRSGTDRANLLWVHDLGEGTERIAADPAALLGGGTERLSPEERARRERSREGSAGVVGYAVDAAVELAAFALSGRLFAAELRAGTARELPVPGPVVDPRPSPDGRHIAWVAGGALYAAAADGSDVRALAEPEHERITHGLAEFVAAEEMDRSRGFWWSPESDRLLVARVDETPVRRWWIADPAHPGREPAEVAYPAAGTENAEVTLAFTGLDGSRVPVEWDRERYPYLARVHWSAAGPPLLLVQARDQRSQLYLAADPETGATRLLHADEDPVWLDLFPGVPVWTPDGRLVRIADEGGARVLMVGDRPLTGPQLHVRAVLDVGAEDVLVTASAGPEAAEPGTGEIHVHRVSELGVERISEGPGVHSAVRSGAVTVLASATLGHSGAAVRLYRDDRPAGTVMSLAEQPVLTAHVRLAESGERRIPCAVLLPTGYREGDGPLPVLMDPYGGPHGQRVVAAHNAYLTSQWFADQGFAVVVADGRGTPGRSPAWEKAIAHDVAGVTLDDQVEALHGLAKSFPLDLGRVAVRGWSYGGYLAALAVLRRPDVFHAGVAGAPVTDWRLYDTHYTERYLGHPAGRPAVYDANSLVTEEGGLSGAAGQHRPLMVIHGLADDNVVAAHTLRLSSALLAAGRPHEVLPLSGVTHMTPQEQVAENLLLLQAGFLRRSLGLV from the coding sequence ATGGACGGACAGCTCTCGTTTCCGCGGCAGCATGCCAGAACCCAGCGCTTCAGCCTGGGCGCGCCGCGCTCCTTCACCGTGTCGCCCGACGGCACCCGCCTCGTCTTCCTGCGGTCCCGCTCCGGCACCGACCGGGCGAACCTGCTGTGGGTGCACGATCTCGGCGAGGGGACGGAACGGATCGCCGCCGATCCCGCGGCGCTGCTCGGCGGCGGCACGGAGCGGCTGTCCCCGGAGGAGCGGGCGCGCCGGGAGCGGAGCCGGGAGGGTTCGGCGGGGGTCGTCGGCTACGCGGTCGACGCGGCCGTCGAGCTGGCCGCCTTCGCGCTCTCCGGGCGGCTGTTCGCGGCCGAGCTGCGGGCCGGGACCGCGCGGGAGCTCCCGGTGCCGGGCCCGGTGGTCGATCCCCGCCCGTCGCCGGACGGCCGCCACATCGCCTGGGTCGCCGGCGGCGCCCTGTACGCCGCGGCCGCCGACGGCTCGGACGTCCGGGCCCTGGCCGAGCCGGAGCACGAGCGGATCACCCACGGGCTGGCGGAGTTCGTCGCCGCGGAGGAGATGGACCGCTCCCGGGGCTTCTGGTGGTCGCCCGAGAGCGACCGGCTGCTGGTGGCGCGGGTGGACGAGACGCCGGTGCGCCGCTGGTGGATCGCCGACCCGGCGCATCCCGGCCGCGAGCCGGCCGAGGTGGCGTATCCGGCCGCCGGTACGGAGAACGCGGAGGTGACGCTCGCCTTCACCGGTCTCGACGGCTCGCGGGTGCCGGTGGAGTGGGACCGGGAGCGCTATCCGTACCTGGCGCGGGTGCACTGGTCCGCGGCCGGGCCGCCGCTGCTGCTGGTCCAGGCCCGCGACCAGCGCTCCCAGCTGTATCTGGCGGCCGATCCGGAGACCGGCGCCACCCGGCTGCTGCACGCGGACGAGGACCCGGTCTGGCTCGACCTCTTCCCCGGGGTCCCGGTGTGGACGCCGGACGGCCGGCTGGTGCGGATCGCGGACGAGGGCGGGGCGCGGGTGCTGATGGTGGGCGACCGCCCGCTGACCGGGCCGCAGCTGCACGTCCGGGCGGTCCTCGACGTCGGCGCGGAGGACGTGCTGGTGACGGCCTCCGCCGGGCCGGAAGCGGCGGAGCCGGGGACGGGTGAGATCCATGTGCACCGGGTCAGCGAGCTGGGGGTGGAGCGGATCTCGGAGGGCCCCGGGGTGCACTCGGCGGTCCGCTCCGGCGCGGTGACCGTGCTGGCCTCGGCCACGCTCGGCCACAGCGGCGCGGCGGTGCGGCTGTACCGGGACGACCGGCCCGCCGGGACGGTCATGTCGCTGGCGGAGCAGCCGGTGCTGACCGCCCATGTGCGGCTGGCGGAGTCCGGGGAGCGCCGCATCCCGTGCGCCGTGCTGCTGCCCACCGGCTACCGGGAGGGGGACGGTCCGCTGCCGGTGCTGATGGACCCGTACGGCGGTCCGCACGGCCAGCGCGTCGTCGCCGCCCACAACGCCTATCTGACCTCGCAGTGGTTCGCCGACCAGGGCTTCGCGGTGGTCGTCGCCGACGGCCGCGGCACCCCGGGCCGCTCCCCGGCCTGGGAGAAGGCGATCGCACACGATGTCGCCGGAGTCACCCTCGACGACCAGGTGGAGGCGCTGCACGGGCTGGCGAAGAGCTTCCCGCTGGATCTGGGGCGGGTGGCCGTCCGCGGCTGGTCGTACGGGGGGTATCTGGCGGCGCTCGCGGTGCTGCGCCGTCCGGACGTCTTCCACGCGGGCGTCGCCGGGGCGCCCGTGACCGACTGGCGGCTCTACGACACGCACTACACCGAGCGCTATCTCGGCCACCCCGCCGGGCGGCCGGCGGTGTACGACGCCAACTCGCTGGTCACCGAGGAGGGCGGGCTCTCCGGGGCGGCCGGGCAGCACCGGCCGCTGATGGTGATCCACGGGCTCGCGGACGACAACGTGGTGGCGGCCCACACGCTGCGGCTGTCCTCGGCGCTGCTGGCGGCCGGGCGCCCGCACGAGGTGCTGCCGCTCTCCGGCGTGACCCACATGACCCCGCAGGAGCAGGTCGCGGAGAACCTGCTGCTGCTCCAGGCGGGCTTCCTCCGCCGCTCGCTGGGCCTGGTCTGA
- a CDS encoding ABC transporter permease, translating into MTSLSKASAAGGGPPGPEARTADVPGGRSPGRLMWRRFRRDRAGTISAGVVLFFFAVGLLAPVISHFYGKDPYTRYGQQRDGLLNEFGYPVAPNGGISGEFWFGIEPILGRDVFTQLLYGIRTSLLVAVAVTLLATLTAIVLGVAAGYLGGRTDFLIGRSIDLLMAFPNQLFFVAFMPIVVALFVADTDETPTWVRAVAMVLVLWFLGWMSLARILRGTVLSLREREFVEAARVSGASPWRIIRRELLPNVVTPILVQSTLMLPNFVTAAAGLSFLGVGFIEPTPDWGRMFATGAQVFENDFTYMFFPGGAMVIFIVAFNLLGDSVRDAFDPKTRH; encoded by the coding sequence ATGACGAGCTTATCGAAGGCCTCGGCGGCCGGTGGCGGGCCGCCGGGGCCCGAAGCCCGGACGGCGGACGTGCCGGGCGGCCGTTCGCCGGGCCGGCTGATGTGGCGGCGCTTCCGCCGCGACCGCGCCGGGACGATCTCGGCCGGTGTGGTGCTCTTCTTCTTCGCCGTGGGCCTGCTCGCGCCGGTGATCTCCCACTTCTACGGCAAGGACCCGTACACCCGCTACGGGCAGCAGCGGGACGGGCTGCTCAACGAGTTCGGCTATCCGGTCGCGCCGAACGGCGGCATCTCCGGGGAATTCTGGTTCGGTATCGAGCCGATCCTGGGCCGCGACGTCTTCACCCAGCTCCTCTACGGCATCCGCACCTCACTGCTGGTCGCGGTCGCGGTGACGCTCCTGGCCACGCTGACCGCGATCGTGCTCGGGGTGGCGGCGGGTTATCTGGGCGGCCGCACCGACTTCCTCATCGGCCGCTCCATCGACCTGCTGATGGCCTTTCCCAACCAGCTGTTCTTCGTCGCCTTCATGCCGATCGTGGTCGCCCTGTTCGTGGCCGACACCGATGAGACGCCGACCTGGGTCCGGGCGGTCGCGATGGTGCTGGTGCTCTGGTTCCTGGGCTGGATGAGCCTGGCGAGAATCCTGCGCGGCACGGTGCTGTCGCTGCGGGAGCGGGAGTTCGTGGAGGCGGCCCGGGTGAGCGGCGCCTCCCCGTGGCGGATCATCCGCCGGGAGCTGCTCCCCAATGTGGTCACCCCGATCCTGGTGCAGAGCACGCTGATGCTGCCGAATTTCGTGACCGCGGCCGCCGGGCTCTCCTTCCTCGGGGTCGGGTTCATCGAACCCACCCCGGACTGGGGCCGGATGTTCGCCACCGGCGCCCAGGTCTTCGAGAACGACTTCACCTACATGTTCTTCCCGGGCGGCGCGATGGTGATCTTCATCGTCGCCTTCAACCTGCTCGGGGACTCCGTCCGGGACGCGTTCGACCCCAAGACCCGGCACTGA
- a CDS encoding ABC transporter substrate-binding protein, with translation MSRIRARGGRAAVVALAAGALLLSGCSEGGGGGGGDDGNGKDKGATAQAPVPFADATASTGPAEPIAGAEPGGTIRVLARDSFAHLDPAQIYVSDEGKLAALIHRRLTTVKMDNKGDYSVVGDLATDSGTRSDDGKTWTYTLKDGIRFEDGSPITSRDVRHSFERLFADFVTEGPTFVQSWMADDPEYRDLLPGGPYQGDHLPDSVLETPDDKTVVFRFEKPQNDLPYALGMPGYGVVSAEKDTKEKYDKDPLASGPYKIQSFKPGKSMTLVRNAEWDPDTDASRHQYPEKFEITFNHQYEDSSKRILSDTGENQRATSFNNSVDASTIPQVLRDEEAKKRTISGYQSYVAMYAINMDRIKDHRVRQAIAHALPLRAILAPYGGSAGGELAGGVISPLLPGYEKGYDPFGKLAKPNGDPEKARALLKEAGKEDMKLVYAFRNDNESQQEAVAVTDALREAGFDVQRKELPTDTYYDRVGKVDNGYDLYRNNWGHDWVSSSTVIPPLFDGRKIADGSANYAHVNDEKINAEIDRISAVADPEKAAEEWFDLGKYIVEEVTPVVPAYYYKQMQISGSKIGGAVYNNDLSGLDPNKLYLKQ, from the coding sequence ATGAGCAGGATTCGGGCACGCGGAGGGCGCGCCGCCGTGGTGGCGCTGGCGGCGGGGGCGTTACTGCTCTCCGGCTGCAGCGAGGGCGGCGGAGGCGGCGGCGGGGACGACGGGAACGGCAAGGACAAGGGCGCCACGGCGCAGGCGCCCGTGCCGTTCGCCGACGCCACGGCGTCGACCGGGCCGGCGGAACCGATCGCCGGCGCCGAGCCGGGCGGCACGATACGGGTGCTCGCGCGGGACAGCTTCGCGCATCTGGACCCGGCGCAGATCTACGTCTCCGACGAGGGCAAGCTCGCGGCGCTCATCCACCGCCGGCTGACCACCGTCAAGATGGACAACAAGGGCGACTACTCGGTCGTCGGCGATCTCGCCACCGACAGCGGCACCCGCTCGGACGACGGGAAGACCTGGACGTACACCCTCAAGGACGGCATCCGCTTCGAGGACGGCTCGCCGATCACCTCCCGGGACGTCCGGCACAGCTTCGAGCGGCTGTTCGCCGACTTCGTCACGGAGGGCCCGACCTTCGTGCAGTCCTGGATGGCGGACGACCCGGAGTACCGGGACCTGCTGCCGGGCGGCCCGTACCAGGGCGACCACCTGCCGGACTCGGTCCTGGAGACCCCCGACGACAAGACGGTGGTCTTCCGCTTCGAGAAGCCGCAGAACGACCTGCCCTACGCGCTGGGGATGCCCGGCTACGGGGTGGTGTCCGCGGAGAAGGACACCAAGGAGAAGTACGACAAGGACCCGCTGGCCTCCGGCCCGTACAAGATCCAGTCGTTCAAGCCCGGCAAGTCCATGACGCTGGTGCGCAACGCCGAGTGGGACCCGGACACGGACGCCTCGCGCCACCAGTACCCGGAGAAGTTCGAGATCACCTTCAACCACCAGTACGAGGACTCCAGCAAGCGCATCCTCTCCGACACCGGGGAGAACCAGCGGGCCACCAGCTTCAACAACTCGGTGGACGCGAGCACCATCCCGCAGGTGCTGCGCGACGAGGAGGCCAAGAAGCGCACCATCTCCGGCTACCAGTCCTATGTCGCCATGTACGCCATCAACATGGACCGGATCAAGGACCACCGGGTTCGGCAGGCCATCGCCCACGCCCTGCCGCTCCGGGCGATCCTGGCCCCGTACGGCGGCTCGGCGGGCGGCGAGCTCGCGGGCGGCGTCATCAGCCCCCTGCTGCCCGGCTACGAGAAGGGCTACGACCCGTTCGGCAAGCTGGCGAAGCCGAACGGCGATCCGGAGAAGGCGCGGGCGCTGCTGAAGGAGGCCGGCAAGGAGGACATGAAGCTGGTCTACGCCTTCCGCAACGACAACGAGAGCCAGCAGGAGGCGGTCGCCGTCACGGACGCCCTGCGCGAGGCGGGGTTCGACGTGCAGCGCAAGGAGCTGCCGACCGACACCTACTACGACCGGGTCGGCAAGGTCGACAACGGCTATGACCTGTACCGCAACAACTGGGGCCACGACTGGGTGAGTTCGTCGACGGTGATCCCGCCGCTGTTCGACGGCCGGAAGATCGCCGACGGCTCGGCCAACTACGCGCACGTGAACGACGAGAAGATCAACGCGGAGATCGACCGCATCTCGGCCGTCGCGGACCCGGAGAAGGCCGCCGAGGAGTGGTTCGACCTCGGCAAGTACATCGTCGAGGAGGTCACCCCGGTGGTCCCCGCGTACTACTACAAGCAGATGCAGATCAGCGGTTCGAAGATCGGCGGCGCGGTCTACAACAATGACCTCAGCGGCCTCGACCCGAACAAGCTCTATCTGAAGCAGTGA